From a single Candidatus Eisenbacteria bacterium genomic region:
- the deoC gene encoding deoxyribose-phosphate aldolase, which produces MDRLSNRGSANGVPADLARAIDHTVLKATITRKDIDALLAEAKAHRFASVCVNPCWVPVCRDALRGTDVLVCTVIGFPLGANSPETKAFEARRACYEGAQEVDMVLNVGALKGGDLKLVEQDIRGVVESVGPRVVVKVILETAYLTREEKIQACRAAMSARAHFVKTSTGFGPSGATAEDVRLMRETVGPGMGVKASGGIRTRDDAEEMLRAGASRIGASASVAIVQGEENDA; this is translated from the coding sequence GTGGACCGTCTCTCCAACCGGGGAAGCGCGAACGGCGTACCGGCGGATTTGGCCCGAGCCATCGATCACACCGTCCTCAAGGCGACGATCACCCGGAAGGATATCGACGCCCTTCTGGCGGAGGCGAAGGCGCACCGTTTCGCCTCGGTCTGCGTCAACCCGTGCTGGGTGCCCGTCTGCCGGGACGCCCTCCGCGGGACCGACGTGCTGGTCTGCACGGTGATCGGCTTCCCCCTCGGGGCGAACTCGCCGGAGACGAAAGCATTCGAAGCGCGCCGCGCCTGTTACGAGGGCGCCCAGGAAGTGGACATGGTCCTCAACGTCGGCGCCCTAAAAGGGGGGGATCTGAAACTGGTGGAGCAAGACATCCGCGGCGTGGTCGAATCGGTCGGACCCCGGGTCGTGGTGAAGGTGATTCTGGAGACCGCCTACCTCACCCGGGAAGAGAAGATCCAGGCCTGTCGGGCGGCGATGAGCGCCCGGGCCCACTTCGTGAAAACCTCCACCGGTTTCGGGCCCTCCGGAGCGACGGCGGAGGACGTGCGGTTAATGCGGGAGACGGTCGGCCCCGGCATGGGCGTCAAGGCCTCCGGGGGGATCCGCACCCGCGACGACGCGGAGGAGATGCTCCGCGCCGGCGCATCCCGGATCGGGGCGAGCGCCTCGGTGGCAATCGTTCAAGGCGAGGAGAATGATGCGTAA
- the hpt gene encoding hypoxanthine phosphoribosyltransferase: MIGEGVRIPADGDVEVYIGEEKIRERVAEMGERITRDYQGKDLFVVAVLRGAIFFAVDLVRHIDLPLVLDFVQISSYGDGTESDGRAKITRELDLSIKDKDVLVVEDIADTRHTLFNLLSFLSSKFPRSIRICTLLDKRERMERDIPLDYVGFTIENKFVIGYGLDYAQRYRNLPYVGILRQGGEVLK, from the coding sequence ATGATCGGGGAGGGAGTGCGCATTCCGGCCGACGGTGATGTGGAAGTCTATATCGGCGAGGAGAAGATCCGGGAACGGGTCGCCGAGATGGGCGAAAGGATCACCCGCGATTATCAGGGGAAAGACCTCTTCGTGGTCGCCGTCCTCCGGGGCGCCATATTTTTCGCCGTCGATCTGGTCCGCCACATCGATCTCCCCTTGGTGCTCGATTTCGTTCAGATCTCCAGCTACGGCGACGGCACCGAATCGGACGGCCGCGCCAAGATCACCCGCGAGCTGGACCTCTCGATCAAGGATAAGGACGTGCTGGTCGTGGAGGACATCGCCGACACGCGGCATACCCTCTTCAACCTGCTCAGCTTCCTCAGCTCCAAATTCCCCCGCAGCATCCGCATCTGCACGCTGCTGGACAAACGGGAAAGGATGGAGCGAGACATCCCCCTCGATTACGTGGGCTTCACCATCGAAAACAAGTTCGTGATCGGCTACGGCCTGGATTACGCCCAGCGCTATCGGAATCTCCCCTACGTGGGGATCCTGCGCCAGGGGGGGGAGGTGCTGAAGTGA
- a CDS encoding 5'-nucleotidase C-terminal domain-containing protein, protein MKKRTVLPLFLLAALLAAAGCGDREPVRLVLLSTNDMHGALESARFEPGTDRPLGGAASFAAYLRAIREEAPGTVILLDAGDIFQGTALSDHLEGRPMTAVMNVLGYDAAAVGNHEFDRGAAVLEERVREADFPFLAANLTEKSTGSIPSWLRPYVILGRSGMRVAVIGLSTPETPRTTLPSAVAPFDFLEPAASAQAWIDRLVPDSADAAVLLVHIGGNTIDEGRVRGPIEQLTREVRGEAAVFGGHSHRTFAVEVDGTPVVMAGSSLRAFSRIDLLWDRREKRILSAEARVVSIRADSLPPDPEVEAMVRAFADEAGPLLRRVVGVAPSPIDRGDGESAVANLFCDAVRNGLGLDVYFENPGGIRASLPAGEITYADAHRVIPFDNTVVVFTMTARGIEDALREATAHTGFLHVSGIRYVVDRRGPAGPEIRDLRDDAGRLLEAGRVYRVGVNSFVAEGGDGLGSFARLPGSRDTMILTRDLFVRELEERTAAGRPIEARVEGRIRFLD, encoded by the coding sequence GTGAAAAAAAGAACCGTTCTTCCCCTTTTCCTTCTCGCGGCGCTCCTCGCGGCGGCCGGCTGCGGCGACCGCGAACCGGTTCGCCTGGTGCTTCTCTCCACCAACGACATGCACGGGGCCCTGGAGAGCGCCCGCTTCGAGCCGGGTACGGACCGGCCTCTCGGGGGGGCGGCCTCCTTCGCCGCCTATCTCCGGGCGATCCGGGAGGAGGCGCCGGGGACGGTGATCCTGCTCGACGCGGGGGACATCTTCCAGGGGACGGCCCTCTCGGACCACCTCGAAGGCCGGCCGATGACGGCGGTCATGAACGTCCTCGGCTACGACGCCGCCGCCGTGGGGAACCACGAATTCGATCGGGGGGCGGCTGTGTTGGAGGAGAGGGTGCGCGAAGCGGACTTCCCCTTTCTCGCCGCCAACCTGACGGAGAAGTCCACCGGATCGATTCCGTCCTGGCTCCGGCCCTACGTGATCCTCGGGCGCTCGGGGATGCGCGTGGCCGTGATCGGCCTTTCCACGCCGGAGACGCCGCGGACCACCCTCCCCTCGGCGGTGGCCCCTTTCGATTTCCTGGAGCCGGCGGCTTCGGCGCAGGCCTGGATCGACAGGCTCGTCCCCGACTCGGCGGACGCGGCGGTTCTCCTCGTTCACATCGGCGGGAACACGATCGACGAGGGGCGGGTCCGCGGCCCCATCGAACAGTTGACCCGTGAAGTACGCGGCGAGGCGGCCGTTTTCGGCGGACACAGCCACCGGACCTTCGCCGTCGAAGTGGACGGGACCCCGGTGGTCATGGCCGGCTCTTCGCTCCGCGCCTTTTCCCGGATCGATCTTCTCTGGGACCGGAGGGAGAAACGGATCCTCTCCGCCGAGGCGCGCGTCGTGTCGATCCGCGCCGATTCGCTCCCGCCGGACCCGGAGGTGGAGGCGATGGTGCGCGCCTTCGCCGACGAGGCGGGGCCGCTTCTTCGGCGCGTCGTCGGCGTCGCCCCGTCGCCTATCGACCGCGGCGACGGGGAGTCCGCCGTGGCGAACCTCTTCTGCGACGCCGTCCGCAACGGACTCGGCTTGGACGTCTACTTCGAGAACCCCGGCGGGATCCGCGCCTCCCTCCCGGCCGGGGAGATCACCTACGCCGACGCCCACCGCGTCATACCCTTCGACAACACCGTCGTGGTTTTCACCATGACCGCAAGGGGGATCGAGGACGCACTCCGGGAGGCGACGGCTCACACGGGATTCCTGCACGTCTCGGGGATTCGCTACGTCGTGGACCGGCGCGGGCCGGCCGGGCCGGAGATCCGTGACCTGAGGGATGACGCGGGCCGGCTCCTCGAAGCGGGGCGGGTCTATCGGGTCGGCGTGAACAGCTTCGTCGCCGAGGGAGGGGACGGCCTGGGATCTTTCGCCCGGCTCCCCGGCTCACGGGACACGATGATCCTCACACGGGATCTTTTCGTGCGCGAGTTGGAGGAAAGGACCGCGGCGGGGCGGCCGATCGAGGCGCGCGTCGAGGGACGGATCCGCTTCCTCGACTGA
- the add gene encoding adenosine deaminase has protein sequence MTIPSTTDGGTRRYRKREEWREFTTDLVRRLPKTDLHCHLDGSVRLRTVLTLAKEQGIRLGVRDVPSLRKKVVAGDRCRSLGDYLKAFPILLKVMQEPEALTRIAYELAADAARENVRYLEVRYSPLLHTERGMRMEESVDAVLRGLKSAEQRYLIRTGVILCGIRSMTPRHSMRLADTAVAYRDDGVVAFDLAGQEKDYPAKKHREAFYRVLNANLNVTVHAGEAFDVRSIHQAIHYCGAHRIGHGTRLLEDPSLMDYVNDHRLPLEVCLSSNVQTRVVKRIQDHPFRTYLDEGLRVTLNTDSRLVSDTSMTKELVRACRAFHLNHYELRHVLLNGFRSAFVHYPVKVDMIRLALKEIDQILGERFPMDDLVVLQDWRNVQHARRR, from the coding sequence ATGACGATCCCGAGCACCACCGACGGGGGTACGCGGCGCTACCGCAAGCGGGAGGAGTGGCGCGAGTTCACCACCGATCTCGTCCGCCGTCTCCCCAAGACGGACCTCCATTGCCACCTGGACGGCTCGGTACGCCTGCGCACGGTTCTCACGCTCGCCAAGGAGCAGGGAATCCGTCTCGGCGTCCGGGACGTTCCCTCGCTCCGCAAAAAGGTGGTCGCCGGCGACCGCTGCCGCAGCCTCGGGGACTATCTCAAGGCGTTCCCGATCCTCCTCAAGGTGATGCAGGAACCGGAAGCGCTCACCCGGATCGCCTACGAACTCGCGGCGGACGCCGCGCGGGAAAACGTCCGCTACCTGGAGGTGCGTTACTCGCCCCTTCTCCACACCGAGCGGGGCATGCGGATGGAGGAGTCGGTGGACGCCGTCCTCCGGGGTCTCAAGAGCGCGGAGCAGCGCTACCTGATCCGGACCGGCGTGATCCTCTGCGGCATCCGCTCCATGACGCCCCGCCACTCCATGCGTCTCGCCGACACGGCGGTGGCGTACCGCGACGACGGCGTGGTCGCCTTCGACCTCGCCGGCCAGGAAAAGGACTATCCGGCCAAGAAACACCGCGAGGCTTTCTACCGCGTGCTGAACGCCAACCTGAACGTGACGGTTCACGCCGGGGAAGCTTTTGACGTGCGAAGCATCCATCAGGCGATCCACTACTGCGGCGCCCATCGGATCGGCCACGGCACGCGGCTTCTGGAAGACCCGAGCCTGATGGACTACGTGAACGACCACAGGCTCCCCCTGGAGGTCTGTCTCAGCTCGAACGTGCAGACACGCGTGGTGAAGCGGATCCAAGATCATCCTTTCCGGACCTACTTGGACGAGGGGCTCCGGGTCACTCTGAACACGGACAGCCGTCTCGTCAGCGACACGAGCATGACCAAGGAGCTGGTGCGGGCCTGTCGCGCCTTCCATCTGAACCACTATGAGCTGCGCCACGTGCTGCTGAACGGATTCCGAAGCGCCTTCGTCCACTACCCGGTCAAGGTGGACATGATCCGTCTGGCGCTCAAGGAGATCGACCAGATCTTGGGAGAACGCTTCCCCATGGACGACCTGGTGGTCCTGCAGGATTGGAGAAACGTGCAACACGCGCGACGCCGCTAG
- a CDS encoding thymidine kinase has product MELIPSRPGWTELIVGCMFSGKSEELIRRLRRARIARLKVQAFKPAIDTRWDSKEEGEIRSHDARAVQSITVGDAEEIERLVEEDTNVVGIDEAQFFDSTLIGVADRLAAAGKRVILAGLDLDYRGVPFGPMPQLMASADYLTKVHAICMVCGAPATRSQRLVRSDERVLIGDEKVYEPRCRHCFSPDRPEETE; this is encoded by the coding sequence ATGGAACTCATACCTTCCCGGCCCGGCTGGACCGAGCTCATCGTCGGTTGCATGTTCAGCGGAAAGAGCGAGGAACTGATCCGGCGTCTCCGACGGGCGCGGATCGCCCGTCTCAAAGTGCAGGCCTTCAAACCCGCCATCGACACCCGGTGGGATTCGAAAGAGGAAGGGGAGATCCGCTCCCACGACGCGAGGGCGGTCCAATCGATCACCGTCGGCGACGCGGAGGAGATCGAGAGGCTCGTCGAGGAGGATACGAACGTGGTGGGCATCGACGAGGCGCAGTTCTTCGACTCCACGCTGATCGGCGTGGCGGACCGTCTCGCCGCGGCCGGAAAGCGCGTGATCCTCGCCGGCCTCGACCTGGACTACCGGGGCGTCCCCTTCGGGCCGATGCCGCAGCTGATGGCCTCCGCCGACTATCTGACCAAGGTCCACGCGATCTGCATGGTCTGCGGCGCTCCGGCGACCCGCTCCCAGCGCCTGGTTCGTTCCGATGAGCGGGTGCTGATCGGAGACGAGAAGGTGTACGAGCCGCGGTGCCGGCACTGCTTCTCGCCGGATCGACCGGAGGAAACGGAATGA
- a CDS encoding purine-nucleoside phosphorylase, translated as MELAKQVEQAVGFLDLRLPEKPEIAVLLGSGLGPLADSAERVFSLDYWQIPHFPQATVAGHAGHLIVARVGDTPVLFLQGRVHYYEGVPLTTSTLPLRVIRRLGVRDLIITNASGAINPAFAPGDLVAIRDHINLMGTNPLIGYQPALDEERFVDLSHAYGEELRRIAREEAEGIGLVLKEGVYAAVSGPSYETPAEIRLLAGAGADLVGMSTVPDVIVAAQAGLRLLVLSCVSNMAAGITTSPLTHQEVLDTTARVSGPFSELVARVVRRIRRETT; from the coding sequence ATGGAACTGGCGAAACAGGTCGAGCAGGCGGTCGGCTTTCTCGATCTCCGACTCCCCGAGAAGCCGGAGATCGCCGTGCTTCTCGGATCCGGCCTCGGGCCGCTCGCCGACTCGGCCGAGCGGGTATTTTCCCTCGATTATTGGCAGATTCCCCATTTCCCCCAGGCCACCGTGGCGGGGCACGCCGGGCACCTGATCGTCGCGCGCGTCGGAGATACGCCCGTGCTCTTTCTCCAGGGGCGCGTACACTACTATGAGGGCGTGCCCCTCACCACCTCCACCCTTCCCCTCCGCGTGATCCGCCGGCTCGGCGTGCGTGATCTGATCATCACCAACGCCAGCGGCGCCATCAATCCGGCATTCGCCCCCGGCGATCTGGTGGCGATTCGGGATCACATCAATCTGATGGGGACGAATCCGCTCATCGGCTATCAGCCGGCGTTGGACGAGGAACGTTTCGTCGATCTCTCCCACGCCTACGGAGAGGAGCTGCGTCGGATCGCACGCGAAGAGGCGGAGGGGATCGGCCTCGTTTTGAAAGAGGGGGTCTACGCCGCCGTCTCCGGGCCGAGCTATGAGACTCCCGCCGAGATCCGGTTGCTCGCCGGCGCGGGCGCGGACCTGGTGGGGATGAGCACGGTCCCGGACGTGATCGTGGCCGCCCAGGCGGGCCTCCGCCTTCTGGTGCTTTCCTGCGTCTCCAACATGGCCGCCGGAATCACCACATCACCGCTCACCCATCAAGAGGTGCTGGACACGACCGCCCGTGTCTCCGGTCCCTTCTCCGAACTGGTCGCCCGTGTGGTCCGGCGGATTCGGCGCGAAACGACGTGA
- a CDS encoding TonB-dependent receptor, whose translation MPFPISARKTTGPRPYGRAVGTHRLLLALFLVLILAAAAPAEDQEELIGSIQGRVYDKETGESVSFADVILVGTGKGVISGQDGSFRFVQIPEGIYQVRVNRMGYATELVDQVRVEAGYVKKLAIGLDPIEVREVEAIRVGGDREFVDVEVAKTSHMVTAEQIEGMAVTVIDDVVGKQTGVVQEDDNLYVRGGRAEDTVYRVDGVVIRDLITGRSSAGSISARSVKSVEIITGGFDAEYGQALAGVIDIETKEGSTELHGYVEAQSDHLPGFGDIYRNTDFDKLEVQIEGEEPIQHFLLKPLGAAIPGKLTFFVDLQGDFDNTYLPVQAADGSDNTLRSDYVDRFLGMDIRYDNDFWTPRAENRWSGMYKVAWQPNGRNKVFLSFQKKLEIDHGFFRSPLISAIDPGEATSSYNWEWSRRKDHDYTNTDDNNTITLDWRRIWNRRVRTTFRFSRAFNAFFQNVHGRPWFTYEESDDTDLPNDQDTEFFVDTGDNDVWHSRYTESYTGYFDINYSPGDHHDFKGGFEASYENLQFVTISEPWVQDPDGLGRNHDLWHVYPTTGALFVQDKFQFEGFIGNVGLRYDYWFPGKAAEDALRDTTRDGFNQALLDKYEDDSFSFLGGNRVKAVLAPRFQVSHPITDHSHLFFNYGHFSQRPNYYYVYSKISSVSSEDFPLVGNLTLNPKKTVKYELGARHQFTDDLAVDFSVYYNDIYDYPKSLRFERPGLPDYFVYINEDFARSRGFEVELRKRRSQYLWGRLSYSYMIATGKASDPTQTNLLQEEVGAFTQVGRDEEYLYWNRPHKLTLDLTFSVGERQQPPTFFGWTTPHDWDFHLYLWMQSGRAFTPQNANEEETGDRYSANAPLNSTIDIRFRKGFRLAGTKLNYVLEVRNLFNHRYAKRIDPVTGEGYVIGEGILDHSLTEWELAKYSDPSFLSSPRSVRVGVSGEF comes from the coding sequence ATGCCGTTCCCGATCTCCGCAAGGAAAACGACAGGCCCGCGCCCTTACGGGCGCGCCGTCGGTACGCACCGCCTTCTTCTCGCCCTCTTCCTCGTTCTGATTCTCGCCGCCGCAGCGCCCGCGGAGGACCAGGAGGAACTCATCGGCTCCATCCAAGGACGCGTATACGACAAAGAGACCGGCGAATCGGTCTCATTCGCGGACGTGATCCTGGTCGGCACGGGCAAGGGGGTCATCTCGGGGCAGGACGGCTCCTTCCGTTTCGTCCAGATCCCCGAGGGTATTTACCAGGTGCGGGTGAACCGGATGGGGTACGCCACGGAGCTGGTCGACCAGGTCCGGGTGGAGGCGGGCTACGTGAAGAAGCTCGCCATCGGTCTCGATCCGATCGAGGTGAGGGAGGTGGAGGCGATCCGCGTCGGCGGCGACCGGGAATTCGTCGACGTGGAGGTGGCCAAGACGTCCCACATGGTGACCGCCGAACAGATCGAGGGGATGGCGGTCACGGTGATCGACGACGTGGTCGGCAAGCAGACCGGCGTCGTTCAGGAGGACGACAACCTCTACGTCCGCGGCGGGCGAGCCGAGGACACGGTCTACCGCGTCGACGGCGTGGTGATCCGGGATCTGATCACCGGCCGCAGCTCGGCGGGGAGCATCAGCGCCCGGTCCGTGAAGAGCGTGGAGATCATCACCGGCGGTTTCGACGCCGAGTACGGCCAGGCCCTCGCCGGCGTGATCGACATCGAGACCAAGGAGGGGAGCACGGAGCTGCACGGCTACGTGGAAGCGCAGAGCGATCACCTCCCCGGTTTCGGAGACATCTACCGGAACACCGACTTCGACAAACTCGAGGTGCAGATCGAGGGGGAGGAACCGATCCAGCACTTCCTCCTGAAACCCCTCGGCGCCGCGATTCCCGGCAAGCTCACCTTCTTCGTCGACCTTCAGGGAGATTTCGACAACACCTATCTCCCGGTCCAAGCCGCCGACGGAAGCGACAACACCCTCCGTTCCGATTACGTGGACCGCTTCCTGGGCATGGACATCCGGTACGACAACGACTTCTGGACCCCCCGCGCCGAGAACCGTTGGAGCGGCATGTACAAGGTCGCCTGGCAACCGAACGGCCGGAACAAGGTCTTTCTCTCCTTCCAGAAAAAGCTGGAGATCGACCACGGGTTTTTCCGCAGCCCCCTGATCAGCGCCATCGATCCCGGCGAGGCCACCTCGTCCTACAATTGGGAGTGGAGTCGCCGGAAAGACCACGATTACACGAACACCGACGACAACAACACGATCACCCTCGACTGGCGGCGTATCTGGAACCGCCGGGTGCGGACCACATTCCGGTTCTCCCGCGCCTTCAACGCCTTCTTCCAGAACGTCCACGGGCGCCCGTGGTTCACCTACGAGGAGTCGGACGACACGGACCTCCCGAACGACCAGGACACGGAGTTCTTCGTCGACACGGGCGACAACGACGTCTGGCACAGCCGCTACACCGAGTCCTACACGGGCTATTTCGACATCAACTACTCGCCCGGGGATCATCACGATTTCAAGGGCGGGTTCGAAGCCAGCTACGAGAACCTGCAGTTCGTGACCATCAGCGAACCCTGGGTGCAGGACCCGGACGGCCTCGGCCGGAACCACGACCTGTGGCACGTCTATCCGACCACGGGCGCGCTCTTCGTGCAGGACAAATTCCAGTTCGAGGGGTTCATCGGGAACGTGGGCCTCCGTTACGACTACTGGTTCCCGGGAAAAGCGGCGGAGGACGCCCTCCGGGACACCACCCGGGACGGCTTCAACCAGGCGCTTCTCGACAAGTACGAGGACGATTCCTTCTCCTTCCTCGGCGGCAACCGGGTGAAGGCGGTATTGGCGCCGCGGTTCCAGGTATCCCATCCGATCACGGACCACTCCCACCTCTTCTTTAATTACGGACATTTCTCGCAGCGCCCGAACTACTACTACGTTTATTCCAAGATCAGCAGCGTCTCGAGCGAGGACTTTCCTCTCGTCGGCAACCTCACGCTAAACCCGAAAAAGACGGTCAAGTACGAGCTGGGGGCGCGGCACCAATTCACCGACGACCTGGCCGTGGATTTCTCGGTCTACTACAACGACATCTACGATTATCCGAAATCGCTTCGCTTCGAGCGGCCCGGTCTGCCGGACTACTTCGTCTATATCAACGAGGATTTCGCCCGCTCCCGGGGCTTTGAGGTGGAGCTGCGGAAGCGCCGCAGCCAGTACCTCTGGGGACGCCTTTCCTATTCGTACATGATCGCCACCGGAAAGGCCTCCGATCCGACGCAGACCAACCTGCTCCAGGAGGAGGTGGGCGCCTTCACACAGGTCGGCCGGGACGAGGAGTACCTCTACTGGAACCGGCCCCACAAGCTGACCCTGGACCTCACCTTCTCTGTCGGCGAGAGGCAGCAACCCCCGACGTTTTTCGGCTGGACCACGCCGCATGACTGGGATTTTCATCTCTATCTCTGGATGCAGTCCGGCCGGGCCTTCACGCCGCAAAACGCCAACGAAGAGGAGACGGGGGACCGCTACTCGGCAAACGCCCCCCTGAACAGCACCATCGACATTCGGTTCCGGAAGGGGTTCCGTCTCGCGGGGACCAAACTGAACTACGTCCTGGAAGTGCGCAACCTCTTCAATCATCGATACGCGAAGCGAATCGATCCGGTCACCGGCGAGGGATATGTGATCGGCGAGGGGATTCTCGACCACTCCCTGACGGAATGGGAATTGGCGAAATACTCCGATCCCTCTTTCCTCAGCTCGCCCCGCTCGGTGCGGGTGGGCGTGAGCGGAGAGTTCTAG
- the rpiB gene encoding ribose 5-phosphate isomerase B produces MDSGGKRPADVAIGADHGGFALKERLRLYIAEELGRTVTDCGAFSAEAVDYPDVAATVARRVAGGDSPRGILIDGAGIGSSMAANKIPGVRAAVCHDEATARSSREHNNANVLCLGANVIRVGEARRLVRIWLETPFAGGRHARRVDKIDALDRERRQEGGSR; encoded by the coding sequence ATGGATTCGGGAGGGAAGCGGCCGGCGGACGTGGCGATCGGCGCCGATCACGGCGGCTTCGCGCTCAAAGAGAGGCTCCGCCTTTACATCGCCGAGGAGCTGGGCCGCACCGTGACCGACTGCGGCGCCTTCTCCGCCGAAGCGGTGGACTACCCGGACGTGGCGGCGACGGTGGCGCGCCGCGTCGCCGGCGGCGACTCCCCGCGCGGAATCCTGATCGACGGCGCGGGCATAGGCTCCTCCATGGCGGCGAACAAAATCCCCGGCGTCCGCGCGGCGGTCTGCCACGACGAGGCGACGGCGCGAAGCAGCCGGGAACACAACAACGCCAACGTGCTCTGTCTCGGCGCGAACGTAATCCGCGTCGGCGAAGCGAGACGGCTCGTTCGCATCTGGTTGGAAACGCCCTTCGCCGGCGGACGTCACGCGCGCCGGGTGGACAAAATCGACGCTCTCGACCGGGAGCGCCGCCAGGAAGGAGGATCGCGATGA
- a CDS encoding BtpA/SgcQ family protein produces MTPSPFLARLPSDRPALIGVIHLEPLPGAPRVRLPLEETIRLAVRDGHAWREGGADAVLVENFGDDPFHPGPVPPETIACVTAAARAVGEATRLPLGVNVLRNDGEAALAAAIAAGGSFVRVNVLTHAYLTDQGTVEGIAHRLLRMRRSLGAETAILADLLVKHAVPLAPIDPEDAYRDLVERGGADGVIVTGRATGAPADPAFAARIASLGGAPLFVGSGITPESAASFASSVRGFLVGSWVKRDGRVDASRVRTLAEAIGAA; encoded by the coding sequence GTGACCCCTTCTCCCTTCCTCGCGCGTCTCCCGTCGGACCGGCCCGCCCTCATCGGAGTGATCCACCTGGAGCCGCTCCCCGGAGCGCCCCGCGTCCGCCTTCCGTTGGAGGAGACGATCCGCCTCGCCGTCCGGGACGGTCACGCCTGGCGGGAGGGGGGCGCCGACGCGGTGCTGGTGGAGAACTTCGGCGACGACCCCTTTCACCCCGGCCCGGTTCCGCCGGAAACGATCGCCTGCGTGACCGCGGCCGCGCGCGCCGTGGGCGAGGCGACCCGCCTCCCTCTCGGCGTGAATGTTCTCCGGAACGACGGCGAGGCGGCTCTCGCGGCGGCGATCGCGGCGGGAGGCTCCTTCGTTCGCGTGAACGTGCTCACGCACGCCTACCTGACCGACCAGGGGACGGTGGAGGGGATCGCCCACCGCCTTCTCCGGATGCGCCGCTCCCTCGGGGCGGAGACGGCGATTCTTGCCGACCTGCTGGTGAAACACGCCGTCCCCCTCGCCCCGATCGATCCGGAGGACGCCTACCGTGACCTGGTGGAACGCGGCGGGGCGGACGGGGTGATCGTCACCGGCAGGGCGACGGGCGCCCCCGCGGACCCCGCCTTCGCGGCGCGGATCGCCTCGCTCGGCGGCGCGCCCCTCTTCGTCGGGAGCGGGATCACGCCGGAGAGCGCGGCCTCCTTCGCTTCTTCGGTCCGGGGCTTTCTCGTCGGGAGTTGGGTGAAGCGGGATGGGAGAGTGGACGCCTCTCGGGTTCGGACGCTCGCCGAGGCGATCGGCGCCGCCTAG
- the udk gene encoding uridine kinase, whose translation MKRPLLVGIAGGTSAGKSTFAERIALRIGERDAVVIAEASYYHDRDRCPTGPSGRVNFDHPDSIDYDLMERHLLDLIAGRPVPRFVYHRDSCRREVTTERIEPRRVILVEGILIFAEKVIRELFDVKIFIDADSDLRFIRRLERDIEEKGSDFEEVRHRYLEEVKPMHLRFIEPSKRWADIIVPWGGRNEAAVQIVVGRILSELREGDSENEGG comes from the coding sequence ATGAAACGACCGCTGCTCGTGGGAATCGCCGGCGGAACGAGCGCCGGGAAAAGCACTTTCGCCGAGCGGATCGCCTTGCGGATCGGCGAGCGCGACGCGGTAGTGATCGCCGAGGCTTCCTATTACCACGACCGCGACCGTTGCCCCACGGGACCGAGCGGCCGCGTCAACTTCGACCATCCCGACTCGATCGACTACGATCTGATGGAGAGACACCTTCTCGACCTGATCGCGGGACGGCCCGTCCCCCGCTTCGTCTACCACCGGGATTCCTGCCGCCGGGAGGTGACGACGGAAAGGATCGAACCGCGCCGCGTGATCCTCGTCGAGGGGATCCTGATCTTCGCCGAGAAGGTGATACGAGAACTTTTTGATGTAAAGATATTTATCGACGCCGACTCGGACCTCCGTTTCATCCGGCGCCTGGAGAGAGATATCGAGGAGAAGGGATCCGACTTCGAAGAGGTGCGGCATCGCTACCTCGAGGAGGTGAAGCCGATGCATCTCCGTTTCATCGAGCCTTCCAAACGCTGGGCGGACATCATCGTCCCCTGGGGAGGGCGCAACGAGGCGGCGGTGCAGATCGTGGTCGGCCGAATTCTCTCCGAACTTCGCGAGGGGGATTCCGAAAACGAAGGAGGCTAG